From the Gallaecimonas mangrovi genome, one window contains:
- a CDS encoding ABC transporter substrate-binding protein has translation MLRLGLSLIALLFSAALFAEPLVLQLRWHHQPQFAGYYVALYKGYYKEAGLDVVIREGGPNRFPVIEVNEGRAQFGVGNTEVFSFWAEGYPFVALAAIYQHSPSVLVARTDTGIKSVKDLVGHKVMFFPGGLDPEILAMLNKAGIKPSQLIRVDTSTNIQDFISGKVDAFNAYLTNEPYQLDKLGMPYMLLDPRAMGMDFYSDILFTSKRFLKAHPKQVAAFRAASLKGWNYAVDHPEEVIDLINQHYKTDKSQGHMRFEMDTARQLIMPDMVNIGEMNPRRWRKIADILYDSGQIPPVKDISHFLYSPPPPSYTGKWVWLLLLLVPLLAITFWRWRSSQQRLHRNMSRLAKLEHRLNHDNATGLPSRSRLCRMIAKSDLDAWLLLIHIDNLRTINLGGGFSEGDKQLKALAERLAQECLNDDILAKGDGARLLLYLPKRNHPHGERFAEELGLQLGPPLGLVLSWAIGTVNDRSNVDKLLAQLEEQRLADQGF, from the coding sequence ATGCTGCGTCTGGGGTTATCCCTTATTGCTTTGCTTTTTAGTGCCGCTCTTTTCGCCGAACCGCTGGTGCTGCAATTACGTTGGCATCATCAACCGCAATTCGCCGGCTATTATGTTGCGCTGTACAAGGGGTACTACAAAGAGGCAGGCCTGGATGTGGTTATCCGAGAAGGCGGCCCAAACCGTTTCCCGGTGATTGAAGTCAACGAAGGCCGCGCCCAATTCGGGGTGGGCAACACGGAAGTGTTTAGCTTTTGGGCTGAGGGCTACCCCTTTGTGGCATTGGCCGCTATTTATCAGCATTCGCCATCGGTGTTAGTGGCAAGAACCGATACCGGCATTAAAAGCGTCAAAGATTTGGTTGGCCACAAGGTGATGTTTTTCCCAGGCGGCCTTGACCCGGAAATTCTGGCCATGCTCAATAAAGCGGGGATAAAGCCCAGCCAGCTTATTCGGGTTGACACCTCCACCAATATCCAAGACTTTATCTCCGGCAAAGTCGATGCCTTTAACGCCTACCTAACCAACGAGCCTTACCAGCTGGATAAACTGGGCATGCCTTATATGCTCCTTGACCCGCGGGCCATGGGCATGGATTTTTATTCCGATATTCTGTTTACCTCAAAACGTTTTTTAAAAGCCCACCCCAAGCAAGTTGCCGCCTTTCGCGCCGCCTCATTAAAAGGCTGGAACTACGCGGTGGATCACCCAGAAGAGGTCATCGACCTTATCAACCAGCACTATAAAACCGATAAATCCCAAGGCCATATGCGCTTTGAAATGGACACGGCCCGGCAACTCATCATGCCCGACATGGTCAATATCGGTGAAATGAACCCAAGGCGCTGGCGCAAAATTGCCGACATCCTTTACGACAGCGGGCAAATTCCGCCGGTCAAAGACATCTCGCACTTTTTGTATTCACCGCCACCACCAAGCTATACCGGCAAATGGGTTTGGTTGTTGCTACTACTAGTGCCGCTGCTAGCCATTACTTTCTGGCGCTGGCGCAGCAGCCAACAACGCTTACATCGCAACATGAGCCGCCTGGCAAAACTCGAACACCGCCTAAACCATGACAACGCCACCGGCCTGCCCAGCCGCAGCCGTCTTTGCCGCATGATAGCCAAAAGCGATTTAGATGCCTGGCTGCTGCTGATCCATATCGATAACCTGCGCACCATTAACTTGGGCGGTGGTTTTAGCGAAGGGGATAAGCAATTAAAAGCCCTTGCCGAGCGCTTGGCGCAAGAATGCCTTAACGACGATATTCTCGCCAAAGGCGACGGTGCCCGCTTGCTGTTGTATCTGCCCAAGCGCAATCACCCCCATGGCGAACGTTTTGCAGAAGAGCTGGGCCTGCAATTAGGCCCGCCGCTGGGCTTGGTATTGTCTTGGGCTATTGGCACCGTCAACGACCGCAGTAACGTTGATAAACTGCTGGCACAGCTAGAAGAACAACGCTTGGCCGATCAGGGCTTCTAG
- the tsaA gene encoding tRNA (N6-threonylcarbamoyladenosine(37)-N6)-methyltransferase TrmO encodes MGAFTFAAIGYIKSPYAEKFAVPRQPGLVPSARAQLVLDAPYRGEALRGIEAFSHLWLSFVFHQHLDRDWQPLVRPPRLGGNAKTGVFASRSTFRPNPLGLSVVKLLDVDAKTGVLTLGGVDLVDGTPIIDIKPYIPYADALPDATAGYAPQAPTALAVTWSDSALDTLKQLQQEHHQQFISEVLAQDPRPAYKKQQLDSRQYGVTLAGLNIRFKVESDRVLIETITSFTNPSA; translated from the coding sequence ATGGGCGCTTTTACTTTTGCGGCAATTGGTTACATTAAAAGCCCCTACGCCGAAAAATTCGCGGTGCCGCGCCAACCCGGTTTGGTACCGTCAGCCAGGGCGCAGCTTGTGCTCGATGCGCCTTACCGGGGCGAGGCCTTGCGCGGCATCGAAGCCTTTTCGCATTTGTGGCTGAGTTTTGTGTTTCACCAGCACCTGGACCGCGATTGGCAACCGTTGGTGCGCCCGCCCCGTTTAGGAGGCAACGCTAAAACCGGCGTTTTTGCCAGCCGTTCAACCTTCAGACCCAACCCCCTTGGCTTGTCGGTGGTAAAACTTCTCGATGTTGACGCCAAAACCGGGGTGTTAACCTTAGGCGGTGTCGACTTAGTCGATGGCACCCCAATTATCGATATCAAGCCTTATATTCCTTATGCCGATGCGCTGCCTGATGCAACCGCTGGCTACGCACCACAAGCGCCAACGGCCTTGGCGGTAACTTGGTCCGATAGCGCTTTGGATACGCTAAAGCAGCTTCAGCAAGAGCACCACCAACAATTTATCAGTGAAGTACTGGCTCAAGACCCCAGGCCTGCCTATAAAAAGCAACAGCTAGACAGCCGCCAATACGGCGTCACACTGGCTGGGCTCAATATTCGGTTTAAAGTAGAAAGTGATAGGGTACTTATTGAGACAATTACTTCCTTTACTAACCCAAGTGCTTGA
- the accA gene encoding acetyl-CoA carboxylase carboxyl transferase subunit alpha: MSLNFLDFEQPIAELLAQIEELRAVGDNNGVDLNLSEEIGRLNDKCDELTKKLFSDLTPWQVAQLARHPQRPYSYDYIKHIFTEFDELAGDRAFADDKAIVGGIARLDGEPVMVIGHQKGRDVRERTKRNFGMPRPEGYRKALRLMQMAERFKMPILTFIDTPGAYPGVGAEERGQSEAIAHNLKVMATLKVPVICTVIGEGGSGGALAIGVGDRVNMLQYSTYSVISPEGCASILWKSADKASTAAEAMGITAQRLKELNLIDSVVDEPLGGAHRNPTLMAERLKARLLADLNGLRDLDGDTLLDKRYERLMGYGYC, encoded by the coding sequence ATGAGCCTTAACTTTTTAGATTTTGAACAACCTATCGCTGAATTGCTGGCCCAAATTGAGGAGCTCAGAGCGGTAGGAGATAACAACGGTGTTGATCTCAATCTGAGCGAAGAGATTGGCCGTTTGAATGACAAATGCGATGAACTCACCAAAAAGCTGTTCAGCGATTTAACGCCTTGGCAAGTTGCCCAACTGGCCCGCCATCCGCAACGCCCATACAGCTACGACTACATCAAGCATATCTTCACCGAATTCGACGAATTGGCCGGTGACCGAGCCTTTGCCGACGACAAAGCCATTGTTGGCGGTATTGCCCGCCTTGACGGTGAGCCGGTAATGGTGATTGGCCACCAAAAAGGCCGCGATGTGCGCGAGCGTACCAAGCGCAACTTTGGCATGCCGCGCCCGGAAGGTTACCGCAAGGCACTGCGACTGATGCAAATGGCCGAGCGCTTTAAAATGCCCATTTTGACCTTTATCGATACCCCCGGTGCCTACCCGGGTGTTGGCGCTGAAGAGCGCGGGCAAAGTGAAGCCATTGCCCATAACTTAAAAGTGATGGCCACCTTAAAGGTACCGGTTATCTGTACTGTTATTGGCGAAGGCGGCTCTGGTGGCGCTCTGGCCATTGGCGTGGGCGACCGCGTTAATATGCTGCAGTACTCCACCTATTCGGTTATTTCCCCGGAAGGTTGCGCCTCCATTCTTTGGAAAAGCGCTGATAAAGCCAGCACTGCGGCTGAAGCCATGGGTATTACTGCTCAGCGTCTTAAAGAGCTTAACTTGATTGATTCCGTGGTTGATGAGCCTTTGGGCGGTGCCCACCGCAACCCAACCCTGATGGCCGAGCGCCTGAAAGCCCGCTTGCTGGCCGACCTTAATGGCCTTCGCGATCTTGACGGTGACACCTTGCTCGACAAGCGCTATGAGCGCCTGATGGGGTACGGCTACTGCTAA
- a CDS encoding proline--tRNA ligase, with amino-acid sequence MRTSQYLLSTLKETPADAEVKSHQLMMRAGMVRRIAAGLYTWLPTGLRTLRKVEAVVRDEMEKAGAIEVSMPVVQPAELWQESGRWEDYGPELCRFKDRGNREFVLGPTHEEVVTALVRNEVSSYKQLPLNLFQIQTKFRDEVRPRFGVMRGREFLMKDAYSFHMDKASLEDTYQRMHRAYCNIFTRLGLDFRPVVADTGSIGGSASHEFQVLAQSGEDVIAISSESDFAANVEMAEALAPSTERAAPAKALAELDTPNAKSIDELVEQFGIAASSAVKTLIVKGASDEAPLVALLVRGDHELNEIKAEKLAEVASPFSLASEEAIKTAVGALPGSLGPVNLNMPIIVDRSVAVMSDFTAGANIDGKHQTGINWDRDAHFSQVADIRNVVAGDPSPCGKGVIELKRGIEVGHIFQLGSKYSEAMKATVLSEQGKATVLEMGCYGIGVSRVVAAAIEQNHDDKGIIWPDAIAPFQVVIIPMNMHKSHRVQDAAEKLYAELTDAGIEVLFDDRKERPGVMFADMELIGIPHSIIIGERGLDNDSVEYKSRRQGEKQELAISDVLSHLKAQL; translated from the coding sequence ATGCGTACCAGCCAATATCTGCTGTCCACACTCAAAGAAACCCCAGCCGACGCTGAGGTTAAAAGTCATCAGTTGATGATGCGTGCCGGTATGGTACGCCGCATCGCCGCCGGGCTTTATACTTGGCTGCCCACCGGCCTTCGCACCTTGCGCAAGGTAGAAGCCGTTGTGCGCGACGAAATGGAAAAAGCCGGTGCCATTGAAGTGTCGATGCCGGTTGTACAGCCTGCCGAACTGTGGCAAGAATCCGGCCGCTGGGAAGATTACGGCCCAGAGCTGTGCCGCTTTAAAGATCGTGGCAACCGTGAGTTTGTACTGGGCCCAACCCACGAAGAAGTGGTTACCGCCTTAGTCCGTAATGAAGTCAGCAGTTACAAGCAGCTGCCGCTGAACCTGTTTCAAATTCAAACCAAGTTCCGTGACGAAGTGCGCCCGCGCTTCGGGGTGATGCGTGGCCGCGAATTTTTGATGAAAGACGCTTACTCCTTTCACATGGATAAAGCGAGCCTGGAAGACACCTACCAGCGCATGCACCGCGCCTACTGCAATATCTTTACCCGCTTAGGGCTCGATTTTCGCCCGGTGGTTGCCGACACCGGCTCTATCGGTGGCTCGGCCTCCCATGAGTTTCAGGTACTGGCCCAAAGCGGCGAAGATGTCATTGCTATCTCTAGCGAGTCAGATTTTGCCGCCAACGTTGAAATGGCAGAAGCACTGGCCCCAAGCACTGAGCGCGCCGCGCCAGCTAAAGCGCTGGCCGAGCTTGACACTCCCAATGCCAAAAGCATTGACGAGTTGGTCGAGCAGTTTGGTATTGCCGCCAGCAGCGCGGTGAAAACCCTGATTGTTAAAGGGGCCAGTGACGAGGCGCCGCTGGTTGCACTTTTGGTGCGCGGCGACCACGAACTCAATGAAATCAAGGCGGAAAAACTGGCTGAAGTGGCCAGCCCCTTTAGCCTGGCCAGTGAAGAAGCCATCAAAACTGCGGTAGGTGCCCTCCCCGGTTCTTTGGGGCCGGTGAACCTTAACATGCCTATTATCGTTGACCGCAGTGTGGCGGTGATGAGCGATTTCACCGCTGGCGCCAACATCGACGGTAAGCACCAAACCGGCATTAACTGGGACCGTGATGCCCACTTTAGCCAAGTAGCCGATATCCGTAATGTGGTTGCGGGCGACCCGAGCCCTTGTGGCAAAGGCGTTATCGAGCTTAAACGCGGTATTGAGGTTGGCCATATCTTCCAGCTTGGCAGCAAATATTCCGAGGCGATGAAAGCCACGGTTCTGTCTGAGCAAGGCAAAGCCACAGTACTGGAAATGGGTTGCTACGGCATTGGTGTATCGCGAGTCGTTGCCGCTGCTATTGAACAAAATCACGACGACAAAGGCATTATCTGGCCCGACGCCATAGCCCCGTTCCAAGTGGTTATCATCCCGATGAACATGCACAAGTCGCACCGGGTACAAGACGCGGCCGAGAAACTCTATGCCGAGCTCACCGATGCTGGTATTGAAGTGCTGTTTGATGACCGTAAAGAGCGCCCAGGCGTAATGTTTGCCGACATGGAGCTGATTGGTATTCCCCACAGCATCATTATTGGTGAGCGCGGCCTGGACAACGACAGCGTCGAGTACAAGAGCCGCCGCCAAGGTGAAAAGCAAGAGCTGGCCATCAGCGATGTGCTAAGCCACCTCAAAGCACAGCTATAA
- a CDS encoding patatin-like phospholipase family protein, with the protein MSSPAQTALILTGGGARAAYQVGVLKAIGRWQGRHKGIPFQILCGTSAGAINATALGIWSHCLCRGVKQLERVWGQFETGQVFHADAWHLGMHLLRRVGRFFQADYARQLQPCLLNPQPLQQLLAERLPFHLLDRQIKLGRLKALAVTASSYTERSSVTFFTGDSQCQPWQRARRSGVRIHFNETHLMASTALPFLFPPVRIRNQFFCDGTIHQLNPLSPAIHLGASRILVIGTQYQQLHTLKPAHVHPPTAGTIAGHLMESVFTDALNADLERTWRVNQTLELIPERKRRQLPLRTLDTLVIQPSRDLDAIAAQHYSSLPAAIRWLLARLGVADEEDASLLSYLLFEAPYCQELIALGEQDAERQKAAIASHLGIMAH; encoded by the coding sequence ATGTCCAGCCCAGCCCAAACAGCCCTTATTCTTACCGGTGGCGGCGCCCGCGCCGCTTATCAAGTGGGGGTACTAAAAGCCATAGGCCGTTGGCAAGGCCGCCATAAAGGTATTCCGTTTCAAATTTTATGCGGCACCTCAGCGGGTGCCATCAATGCCACTGCCCTTGGGATCTGGTCTCACTGTTTATGCCGCGGCGTTAAACAACTAGAAAGGGTTTGGGGCCAGTTTGAGACCGGCCAAGTTTTTCATGCCGATGCCTGGCACCTTGGTATGCATCTGCTGCGCCGTGTCGGGCGCTTTTTCCAAGCCGACTACGCGCGGCAACTGCAACCTTGCCTACTCAACCCACAGCCATTACAGCAGTTACTTGCTGAACGATTACCCTTCCACTTACTGGACCGGCAAATCAAACTTGGCCGCCTAAAAGCGCTGGCCGTTACGGCCTCGTCTTATACCGAGCGCAGCTCAGTAACCTTTTTTACTGGTGACAGCCAGTGCCAGCCCTGGCAGCGGGCCAGGCGCTCAGGGGTGCGAATTCACTTCAATGAAACGCACTTAATGGCCAGTACTGCCCTGCCTTTTTTGTTTCCGCCGGTACGCATTCGTAACCAGTTTTTTTGTGACGGTACCATTCACCAGCTAAACCCGCTTAGCCCTGCCATTCATCTTGGTGCCAGCCGCATTTTGGTGATAGGTACCCAGTACCAGCAACTCCATACCCTCAAACCGGCCCATGTCCACCCGCCCACAGCCGGCACCATTGCCGGCCATTTGATGGAAAGCGTCTTTACCGACGCCCTCAACGCCGATTTAGAGCGAACCTGGCGCGTCAATCAAACCTTGGAACTCATTCCCGAGCGAAAACGCCGCCAACTGCCGCTGCGTACCCTTGACACCTTAGTGATACAACCCAGTCGAGATCTTGACGCTATTGCCGCTCAGCACTATTCCAGCCTGCCAGCGGCTATTCGCTGGCTGTTGGCAAGGCTGGGCGTCGCAGATGAAGAAGACGCGTCTTTGCTGTCGTATTTATTGTTCGAAGCGCCCTATTGTCAGGAACTTATCGCTTTAGGCGAGCAAGATGCCGAGCGGCAGAAAGCAGCCATCGCTAGCCACCTTGGCATTATGGCCCATTAA
- the tilS gene encoding tRNA lysidine(34) synthetase TilS, giving the protein MQSVLRALDEQLGPRLGGGSVVLALSGGLDSMVLLKGLALWRQQHQRFPLKAVHVHHGLSANADSWAEHCQQQCDQVKVPLSVVRLSLNKGPRQSLEALAREARYRVLESAMQPGDLLLTAHHLDDQAETFLLAARRGAGLEGLCAMPVARPFGPGTLLRPLLQLSRQQLEVAAEGLDWVEDESNLDTRFDRNFLRQELLPKAEARLAGFSQGLARSASLLQQQLPAQTWLIEQALERYVSSDGSLNINAVPADVAPLLIKAWAQHLAVKVSHNLLAEMLAQQSAASDALVRVGPFGRFQGRWYWVPDTLSWQRPVINWQRGGGVSVPAGSDWHCNLPGSKRFHPSDRNKARTLKKLWQEWGIPPWLRATWPVLVSPDGDIIAVAGLALSKDHVSEAGLMPVWQAPPVYQPFLRQPRPASLA; this is encoded by the coding sequence ATGCAGTCGGTACTTCGCGCCCTTGATGAACAACTGGGCCCCCGTCTTGGCGGGGGCTCTGTCGTTTTAGCCCTTTCCGGTGGCCTTGACTCAATGGTGCTTCTAAAAGGGCTGGCGCTGTGGCGGCAACAGCATCAACGTTTCCCGTTAAAAGCAGTGCATGTGCACCATGGCCTGTCAGCCAATGCTGACAGCTGGGCCGAGCACTGTCAGCAACAGTGCGACCAAGTTAAGGTGCCGCTATCGGTGGTGCGGTTAAGTCTTAACAAAGGCCCGCGGCAAAGCCTGGAAGCGCTCGCCAGAGAAGCGCGCTATAGGGTGCTGGAAAGCGCCATGCAGCCCGGCGACCTGTTGCTTACCGCCCACCATTTAGACGACCAGGCCGAAACTTTTTTACTGGCCGCCCGTCGCGGCGCCGGGCTGGAAGGGCTTTGTGCCATGCCAGTTGCCCGCCCTTTTGGCCCTGGCACTTTGTTAAGGCCGCTACTGCAACTTAGTCGCCAACAGTTGGAAGTGGCGGCCGAAGGGCTTGACTGGGTGGAGGACGAGTCGAATCTCGATACCCGCTTTGACCGCAACTTTTTGCGCCAAGAACTGTTACCCAAAGCCGAGGCTCGGCTTGCCGGTTTCAGCCAAGGGCTTGCCCGCAGCGCCAGCTTATTACAGCAGCAACTTCCCGCTCAGACATGGCTTATTGAACAAGCACTTGAACGTTACGTTAGTAGCGATGGTAGTTTGAATATTAACGCTGTCCCGGCTGATGTGGCCCCCTTGCTGATTAAAGCCTGGGCGCAGCATTTGGCTGTGAAAGTCAGTCATAACCTCTTGGCAGAAATGCTTGCTCAGCAAAGCGCTGCGAGTGATGCCTTGGTGCGGGTTGGTCCTTTCGGGCGTTTCCAAGGGCGCTGGTATTGGGTTCCCGATACCTTGAGCTGGCAGCGGCCGGTGATTAATTGGCAGCGCGGCGGCGGTGTTAGCGTGCCTGCAGGTAGCGATTGGCACTGTAATTTACCGGGCAGTAAACGCTTTCACCCGTCTGACAGAAATAAAGCCCGGACCTTAAAAAAGCTTTGGCAGGAGTGGGGTATTCCACCCTGGTTAAGGGCAACCTGGCCAGTACTGGTAAGCCCTGATGGCGATATTATTGCCGTTGCCGGGTTAGCACTCTCTAAAGACCATGTAAGTGAGGCGGGGCTAATGCCCGTTTGGCAAGCCCCACCTGTTTATCAGCCTTTTCTCAGGCAGCCACGACCGGCGTCTTTGGCCTGA
- a CDS encoding GGDEF domain-containing protein — protein MQYHPVKAQALNPQLVVTPKAEDVISLYQTLEPQQVIMRFAALAKHCLPLAGIFVHPDLRLQWRAGNTERYLTHDHPALEGIFYQLKGPLSLWQEQLLEHWHDALVPALTNALVHQQAINQARTDQLTGLGNRTAFAEVEQRLVARSDRHQHAFCLLLLDLDNFKPVNDVYGHQRGDSILFRVAHVMKAQARTEDLCFRLGGDEFAILLPDTDQEGAEALAERLLEALKSNDFLASHNIGVSMGLAQWQPGEHPRALQTRADAALYQAKDAGRGCLRKG, from the coding sequence ATGCAATACCATCCCGTTAAGGCACAAGCATTAAATCCGCAGTTGGTGGTGACGCCAAAAGCGGAGGATGTCATTAGCCTGTATCAGACATTAGAGCCTCAACAAGTGATAATGCGTTTTGCCGCCCTGGCAAAACATTGCCTCCCCCTTGCCGGCATTTTTGTACACCCCGATCTGCGTTTGCAGTGGCGAGCGGGTAACACCGAGCGCTATCTGACTCATGACCACCCAGCGCTGGAAGGCATTTTCTATCAACTAAAGGGTCCACTGAGCCTGTGGCAAGAACAGTTACTGGAACACTGGCACGACGCCTTAGTACCGGCACTGACCAATGCCTTAGTACACCAGCAAGCCATTAACCAGGCGAGAACGGACCAGTTAACCGGCCTTGGCAATCGCACCGCTTTTGCCGAAGTTGAGCAGCGCTTAGTGGCACGTTCTGACCGTCACCAGCATGCCTTTTGTTTACTGCTATTGGATTTAGATAACTTTAAGCCGGTAAACGATGTTTATGGCCACCAGCGGGGCGACTCCATTTTGTTCCGCGTTGCCCACGTGATGAAAGCACAAGCGCGTACCGAGGATCTGTGTTTTCGGTTAGGGGGCGATGAATTTGCCATTCTACTGCCTGACACCGACCAGGAAGGCGCCGAAGCCTTGGCTGAACGCTTACTAGAAGCGCTGAAAAGTAACGACTTTTTAGCGAGTCACAACATTGGCGTTAGTATGGGCCTGGCCCAGTGGCAGCCGGGCGAGCACCCGCGCGCCCTGCAAACCCGTGCTGATGCTGCACTTTATCAGGCCAAAGACGCCGGTCGTGGCTGCCTGAGAAAAGGCTGA